Below is a window of Candidatus Poribacteria bacterium DNA.
CCTCCCACGGACGACTCACCGTCGGAACAAAGGTGAACCATTCCTCTTGTGCAGCAAGTTCATTGAGCTCATCCATGTAATAGCCAAGCTCCCACGAACGGCTCGCACCGACGATTGCAAGGATCTGGTGCGGACTCGCTTTGCCCTGTTCCTGCTCGATTTTCTGCGTTCGTGCAATGCTAATATACGGCGCAGCACCCGTGACAGTTCCCGCCATCACATGGCGTGTCATTCCACTTTCCGTGTCCAAGACGAATCTTCCAACGAGGCGATCTCGAATAAATACACTGTCGCCCAATTTCAGTTCCCAAAAGAGAGGCGTTGTCGCCCCTTCCGGCACCAATTCCACGAAAACCTCCATAAAGGGCTCGTGCGGTGAGGAGACGATGGAATAGGGACGTTGGACAATCTTTTCGTCAACTTGAAAACCGATTGTAGCGTATTGCCCGGGTATAAATGGCAACTGCTGATCAACACGGAATTTGAACGCCGCTAAATCTTCAGAAAAGTCCTCACGTTCAATCAATTCACCTTTACAATAACGCGATCTGGAGCGTCTTCTTCTTCCCATAATTTTTCCCTTCAATTTTTCTATAAAAAATTTCGGTCTGTGCGTTACACCGAAAAAGAATAGTGGATTTTTTGACTACCGTTTTAACGCATTATACGCGAAACGATAAATTAGTTCAAGTCTTTTACATCTCTGCCAGTTTCTTCTGAAGCCAATAGGTCATCGGGGCATGCCCTGGATCACAGACCTCGATGAAATGTCCCGGTAAGGGTTGTCCGATGAGTGCCTCAATATCCCGTCGCCGCTCTGCCACAACCGTTGGATGGTCACTTGCGACGTTTACTTTCTCCTCTGGATCGCTGCGGACATCAAAGAGTTCATCGCCGTTAGGATCGTTATAACCGACGGATGTACAGAAGTTCCAATGATTATCGCGCACGCTGACGCGTCCGCGCGCATTCCCAGTAATAAAGCCCGCCCAACCTGTGATGATACGTTCACGAAGGGAGGCTTTCTCCTGCGTAACGAGTTGCCACATATCCTCACCATCTGTCCAATTACAGGGAATATCAAGCAAACTGAGGAGCGTCGGCATCAGGTCGTGGTTCTGTACAAACGCCGAAATGTCTGTATCATTCGGTCCTTCTGGATGCCGAATCATAAGGTTCAGCTGCGTATTGAACGGATGTAATTTGTTCGGTCCCTTCCCGAAGCTCCCGTGGTCGCGGAGTTGTGTACCGTGATCGGACATCAAGACAACCAACGTCTCGTCGCCGATACTCAGCTGCTCTATCTTATCAAGGAGAACGCCGACCCATTTATCGACGAACGTCACTTCACCAAGGTAGAGTGCCTCAATCCGACGGCGTTCATCTTCCGTAGGCCCCTCGCCTTCGTTCGCACTGCCCGGCGTGATGAAATCCTTCCCAGAATAATCAGAGAAATAGATGTCTGCATAAGATTTCGGTGGATCCCACGGCTCATGTGGATCAAAACTATCGATCCATAAGAAAAACGGACCGACGGTATGATTATCCTCAAGCCAATCAGCTGCTGCTCGGAAAACACGCGCACAACTATAGTCGTCCTCGGATTGACGATGCCGCTGCGACAAGAGATAATTGACGAGTCCGGCATGGCGTTGCCAATTGATGGGTTCACGGACATGCTTGCGGAGTTGTTCCTCAATCAATCTCGGATCGCCGCTGTGCCAGTTATCCGATTCCTGTCCACGGATGAAATCGAAGTGTGCGAACCCGCGCGAGAAGTTCATCGTCGGCTTGAACATGTGATAGGTATCGGCAATGAGAGCAGTCAAATAACCCCGTTCCAGCAAGATCTCGGCGATCGTATCCTGTTCGGGCGGAATCTTGTGCCAGCCGGGTGCGTGGTGCCAATGCCCGCGTCGATCGAAGTTATATCTCCACGGGAAACTTCGCATCCCGGTGAAGTTTGCGCGTCGCACCTGAAGCGTCGGTTGCCCCTCACCAAAAGCGCGTGTGAAACGGACACTCTCCGATGCCAAGGCATCAAGGTTTGGTGTCTGAACGTGGCTATATTTCTTGCCTTCGCCGATGATGTCCGCACGAAACGTGTCCAAACAGATACAGATAACGTTCATAGGGTTATGCCTCCCGCATTTCGTCAAGTATCATTTCGGTAGCCTCTAAGGGATCCTCTGCCTCGATAATCGGTCTACCGACGACAATATAATCTGCTCCCCGGCGGATCGCTTCGGCGGGTGTGGTAATGCGACGCTGGTCGCCACTCTCTGCCCAAGTGGGACGGATACCGGGTGTCACGATTACAAACTTATCGCCGCACGCCTTCCGTATGGGTTCGATCTCTAACGGCGATGCGACAACGCCACTTAATCCTGCTTCCTGTGCCAACTGTGCAAGATAGACGACCTGTTTTGTAAGCCCGCGTTCTGAACCGAAACTCTGCTGAAAGCCGGTTTCATCAATGCTCGTTAGAATGGTTACACCGAGTAGAATAGGTCTCGGAATATCCGCTTCGTAGGCAGCATCATCGGCACTGTCTCTGGCGGCTTGCATCATCTCAAGTCCACCGGCGGCGTGCATGTTAATCATATTTGCGCCGTATTTCGTCATCGTCCCTACATCGCGTGCGACCGTGTTGGGAATGTCGTGGAATTTCAGGTCAAGAAAGATTTTATGTCCTCTCCCGCTGAGCCACGGAAAGCCTTCGGTCCCAAGGGTACTGAACGCCTGAAAGCCTATCTTAACCCAAGGTACTATATCTATAAGTGTCCCAGATAACCAATCAATATTTTCACTGTCATCTGTATCCAAAGCCACAATTAACTTATCTCTCAATCTTTTGTTCTCCTTGTCTGCGTTTAAGAGTATTCGTGTCTTTTTCACCCTATGAGGATATTGCCAATACTTTTGAACCTCATGAATTCGCAAAAACGCCCACGGCTTCCTTATCCAGTCGCAAACCCTTTTCTCGCGTTACGGAACTGTTGCGCTCTACACTTCTCAATGCGCTCAGCTAGTTCTGGCATTTGTGCATGGTCATACCTTTCAATAAGCACAATAGCAAATTCCATCAATGGCGCGAAAATGTGATTTTCGTCGTCACGCACAATATCCGTTAATTCACCCAGCAGCACTACAAGTCGGTCGTAGTCGTCTTCGGTCAAAGCGGTGATGTCGTTGGTGTATGCGTCA
It encodes the following:
- a CDS encoding sulfatase — its product is MNVICICLDTFRADIIGEGKKYSHVQTPNLDALASESVRFTRAFGEGQPTLQVRRANFTGMRSFPWRYNFDRRGHWHHAPGWHKIPPEQDTIAEILLERGYLTALIADTYHMFKPTMNFSRGFAHFDFIRGQESDNWHSGDPRLIEEQLRKHVREPINWQRHAGLVNYLLSQRHRQSEDDYSCARVFRAAADWLEDNHTVGPFFLWIDSFDPHEPWDPPKSYADIYFSDYSGKDFITPGSANEGEGPTEDERRRIEALYLGEVTFVDKWVGVLLDKIEQLSIGDETLVVLMSDHGTQLRDHGSFGKGPNKLHPFNTQLNLMIRHPEGPNDTDISAFVQNHDLMPTLLSLLDIPCNWTDGEDMWQLVTQEKASLRERIITGWAGFITGNARGRVSVRDNHWNFCTSVGYNDPNGDELFDVRSDPEEKVNVASDHPTVVAERRRDIEALIGQPLPGHFIEVCDPGHAPMTYWLQKKLAEM
- the pyrF gene encoding orotidine-5'-phosphate decarboxylase, with protein sequence MRDKLIVALDTDDSENIDWLSGTLIDIVPWVKIGFQAFSTLGTEGFPWLSGRGHKIFLDLKFHDIPNTVARDVGTMTKYGANMINMHAAGGLEMMQAARDSADDAAYEADIPRPILLGVTILTSIDETGFQQSFGSERGLTKQVVYLAQLAQEAGLSGVVASPLEIEPIRKACGDKFVIVTPGIRPTWAESGDQRRITTPAEAIRRGADYIVVGRPIIEAEDPLEATEMILDEMREA
- a CDS encoding FAD-binding oxidoreductase, translating into MGRRRRSRSRYCKGELIEREDFSEDLAAFKFRVDQQLPFIPGQYATIGFQVDEKIVQRPYSIVSSPHEPFMEVFVELVPEGATTPLFWELKLGDSVFIRDRLVGRFVLDTESGMTRHVMAGTVTGAAPYISIARTQKIEQEQGKASPHQILAIVGASRSWELGYYMDELNELAAQEEWFTFVPTVSRPWEDPDWQGESGRAEDVVRKYGDQLGYDHTNAVVYACGHPQMIENAKAIWARARFPEERIKEEKFFVMKEE